A genomic stretch from Anoplolepis gracilipes chromosome 16, ASM4749672v1, whole genome shotgun sequence includes:
- the LOC140674774 gene encoding uncharacterized protein, with amino-acid sequence MYRMRVACQEDPDPNVRRPLPPRVMARLRLQARRRRLAEWEEGLSNARTGLRAVEAIRPVLIDWVDRRHGALDFRTVQVLTGHGCFGEYLHRIGRERSTACHHCDAPVDTAEHTLAECQAWEGQRRALRGAIGEEVSLSAMRAMVDGEDQWRAAASFCGDVMSRKEAAEREKEGFSGYTRP; translated from the coding sequence ATGTATCGAATGCGCGTGGCCTGTCAGGAGGATCCGGACCCGAATGTAAGAAGACCCCTGCCACCAAGAGTCATGGCGAGGCTCAGGCTCCAGGCTCGGCGGCGCAGGTTAGCCGAGTGGGAAGAGGGCCTGTCCAACGCAAGGACAGGTCTACGCGCTGTCGAGGCTATCCGCCCAGTCTTAATTGACTGGGTGGACCGACGACACGGCGCCCTCGATTTTAGGACAGTACAGGTGCTTACGGGGCACGGTTGCTTCGGGGAGTACCTGCACCGGATAGGAAGGGAACGGTCGACCGCTTGTCATCATTGTGACGCCCCGGTGGATACGGCTGAACACACCCTGGCCGAGTGCCAGGCGTGGGAAGGGCAACGTCGTGCCCTCCGGGGCGCCATAGGGGAAGAGGTCTCCCTATCTGCCATGCGAGCCATGGTAGATGGGGAGGACCAGTGGAGGGCGGCCGCCTCTTTCTGTGGGGACGTCATGTCCCGGAAGGAGGCGgccgaaagagagaaggagggttttagtgggtatacCCGACCATAA